Proteins from one Roseovarius nanhaiticus genomic window:
- a CDS encoding MFS transporter: protein MTDAALLPDDSRARRNVTVLVLAQAILGAQMPMIFVVGGLAGTGLASNPCFATLPISLIIIGSMLSATPMSAIMQKYGRRVGFFVGTLGGAVGGAVGAYGLYTASFPLFLLGSFLTGIYMSAQGFYRFAAADTASDAFRPKAISYVLAGGLLSAVIGPQLVKVTAEAMIIPFFGTYLAVIALNIVGSALFLFLDIPKPPVPDEDAPRGRSRIELLKTPRIAVAVICAMVSYALMNLVMTSTPLAVVGCGFGPSRAADVVTAHVLAMYAPSFFTGHLIARFGVERIMGAGIAILAAAGAVALQGVELENFFIALVLLGVGWNFGFIGATSMLAGSHEPHERGRMQGLNDLLVFGGVTVASLASGGLMNCSGGDAQTGWASVNLAMAPFLTLAGGALIWLMLRNRREA from the coding sequence ATGACAGATGCCGCCCTCCTTCCCGACGACAGCCGCGCACGCCGCAACGTCACCGTTCTGGTGCTGGCGCAGGCGATCCTCGGCGCGCAGATGCCGATGATCTTTGTCGTTGGCGGGCTTGCGGGCACCGGGCTTGCCTCGAATCCCTGTTTCGCGACGCTGCCCATCTCGCTTATCATCATCGGTTCGATGTTGTCGGCGACGCCGATGTCAGCGATCATGCAGAAATACGGGCGCCGCGTCGGGTTTTTCGTCGGCACGCTTGGCGGCGCCGTCGGCGGCGCGGTGGGCGCATACGGCCTCTATACCGCCTCCTTCCCGCTCTTCTTGCTGGGCAGCTTTCTGACCGGCATCTACATGAGCGCGCAGGGCTTCTACCGTTTTGCCGCCGCCGACACCGCCAGCGATGCGTTCCGCCCCAAGGCGATCTCCTACGTGCTTGCCGGTGGCCTGCTCAGCGCCGTGATCGGGCCGCAGCTGGTCAAGGTGACGGCCGAGGCGATGATCATCCCCTTCTTCGGCACCTATCTTGCAGTGATTGCCCTCAACATCGTCGGCTCAGCGCTCTTTTTGTTCCTCGACATCCCCAAACCGCCGGTGCCTGATGAGGACGCCCCGCGCGGCCGCTCGCGGATCGAACTGCTCAAGACACCGCGGATCGCGGTCGCTGTCATCTGCGCCATGGTCTCGTATGCGTTGATGAACCTTGTGATGACGTCGACACCGCTCGCGGTGGTCGGCTGCGGCTTCGGCCCCAGCCGCGCGGCGGATGTGGTCACGGCCCACGTGCTCGCCATGTATGCGCCCTCCTTCTTCACTGGCCATCTCATCGCACGTTTCGGCGTCGAGCGGATCATGGGCGCGGGCATCGCCATCCTCGCCGCCGCGGGCGCCGTCGCGCTTCAAGGCGTCGAGCTCGAGAATTTCTTCATCGCGCTGGTTCTCTTGGGTGTTGGCTGGAATTTCGGCTTCATCGGTGCCACCTCGATGCTGGCCGGGTCGCACGAGCCGCACGAGCGCGGCCGGATGCAGGGCCTCAACGATCTTCTGGTCTTCGGCGGCGTCACCGTCGCCTCGCTGGCCTCCGGCGGGCTGATGAACTGCTCGGGCGGCGACGCGCAGACCGGATGGGCCTCGGTCAACCTCGCGATGGCGCCCTTCCTGACGCTTGCGGGCGGCGCGCTGATCTGGCTGATGCTGCGCAACCGCCGCGAGGCCTAG
- a CDS encoding alpha/beta hydrolase, with amino-acid sequence MTRVLNAGRREPISGETKSIVVFLHGYGANGPDLLGLADPLGEHLPDTLFVAPDAPENVPGMPNGFQWFPIPWIDGSSEEEAERGLLSAANDLNAFLDALMVDEDVLPEQVVLFGFSQGTMMALHVAPRREDEVAGIVAFSGRLLRPELLADEVVSRPPILLVHGDADDVVPPQSLPEAAEALQAAGWKDVYAHVMKGTGHGIAPDGLEVALAFMADKLGLG; translated from the coding sequence ATGACGCGTGTTTTGAACGCAGGCCGGCGCGAGCCGATTTCGGGCGAGACGAAGTCCATCGTCGTGTTCCTGCACGGCTATGGCGCGAACGGGCCTGACCTTCTGGGCCTTGCCGACCCGCTGGGCGAGCATCTGCCCGATACGCTTTTCGTGGCGCCCGACGCGCCCGAGAACGTGCCGGGCATGCCGAACGGCTTTCAATGGTTTCCCATCCCTTGGATCGACGGCTCGAGCGAGGAGGAGGCTGAGCGCGGCCTTCTGTCGGCGGCGAACGATCTGAACGCGTTTCTCGATGCGCTGATGGTGGATGAGGATGTTCTGCCCGAACAGGTGGTTCTCTTCGGCTTCTCTCAAGGGACTATGATGGCCCTCCACGTCGCGCCCCGGCGCGAGGATGAGGTGGCGGGAATTGTCGCCTTCTCGGGTCGCCTGCTGCGTCCCGAGCTTCTGGCCGACGAGGTGGTTAGCCGCCCGCCGATCCTGCTGGTGCATGGGGACGCCGACGACGTGGTGCCACCGCAATCGCTACCCGAGGCGGCCGAGGCGCTTCAGGCAGCGGGCTGGAAGGACGTCTATGCCCATGTGATGAAGGGCACCGGCCACGGCATCGCGCCGGACGGGCTGGAAGTGGCGCTGGCCTTCATGGCGGACAAGCTCGGCCTCGGGTGA
- a CDS encoding DNA-3-methyladenine glycosylase family protein produces MNMRIIETDADVAADAAALCGICPRMKVAYAETGALPLRRRPDGFAQLLSAIVSQQVSVASASAIWARMEAAGLTAPAPVLIAGEDGLRAAGLSRQKIRYAQELARADIDYDALHSAPDAEVLKTLTAVPGIGTWTAEIYAMFSLGRADVFAHGDLALQEAARILYDLPERPNERAMRAMAADWSPYRSVAARLLWAYYRVAKQREGIR; encoded by the coding sequence ATGAACATGCGGATTATCGAAACGGATGCGGACGTTGCGGCGGATGCCGCCGCGCTCTGCGGAATCTGCCCGCGCATGAAGGTGGCCTATGCCGAGACCGGCGCGCTGCCGCTGCGGCGCAGGCCGGATGGCTTTGCACAGCTTCTGAGCGCTATCGTCAGCCAGCAGGTCAGCGTGGCCTCGGCCAGCGCGATCTGGGCGCGGATGGAGGCGGCGGGGCTGACCGCGCCCGCACCCGTCCTGATCGCCGGCGAGGATGGCTTGCGCGCCGCCGGGCTCAGCCGACAAAAGATCCGCTATGCGCAGGAGCTGGCCCGCGCGGATATCGACTATGACGCGCTGCACAGTGCGCCCGATGCCGAGGTGCTGAAGACGCTGACCGCCGTGCCGGGCATCGGCACCTGGACCGCCGAGATCTATGCGATGTTCAGCCTCGGGCGGGCAGATGTCTTTGCCCATGGCGATCTGGCGCTACAGGAGGCGGCGCGCATCCTCTACGATCTGCCCGAGCGCCCAAACGAGCGGGCGATGCGCGCCATGGCCGCAGACTGGAGCCCCTACAGGTCGGTTGCTGCCCGCCTCCTTTGGGCCTACTACCGGGTGGCGAAACAAAGGGAAGGCATCAGATGA
- a CDS encoding precorrin-6A/cobalt-precorrin-6A reductase gives MTLLLVAGTGEARALASSLTDAGVAHAIWLPEDARIDSTGQADHRGPLKEFLQSLRPQAVLDASHPFAVETSWIAARFCAENAVPYCLLRRPEWTAQEGDLWTHVTSDADAARQIPPGSSVLVASGREGLMAYAARPDCRIFCRQIGAPGVPCPLPNGDWLVQQPPFPVSEELELFQRLGIDWLVLRNAGSVRAETKLTAARLLGVRVAMIARPAPPEGTQVATVAEALDWARAP, from the coding sequence TTGACCCTGCTCCTCGTTGCCGGAACCGGCGAGGCGCGGGCGCTTGCCTCAAGCCTGACAGATGCGGGTGTTGCGCACGCGATCTGGCTGCCCGAGGATGCGCGGATCGACAGCACGGGACAGGCGGATCATCGCGGGCCGCTGAAGGAGTTTCTGCAATCGCTGCGGCCCCAGGCGGTGCTGGACGCCAGCCACCCCTTCGCGGTTGAAACGTCGTGGATAGCGGCCCGGTTTTGTGCTGAAAATGCGGTGCCCTATTGTCTGCTGCGGCGTCCCGAATGGACCGCGCAAGAAGGCGATCTGTGGACTCATGTGACCAGCGATGCGGACGCCGCCCGCCAGATCCCGCCGGGCAGCTCGGTTCTGGTCGCCTCGGGGCGCGAGGGGCTGATGGCGTATGCTGCGCGGCCCGATTGCCGCATCTTCTGCCGCCAGATCGGCGCGCCCGGCGTGCCATGCCCACTGCCGAACGGTGACTGGTTGGTGCAACAGCCGCCTTTCCCGGTAAGCGAGGAGCTGGAGCTGTTCCAGCGGCTGGGTATCGACTGGCTGGTCTTGCGCAACGCTGGAAGTGTCCGCGCCGAGACCAAGCTGACGGCGGCGCGCCTATTGGGCGTGCGCGTCGCGATGATCGCGCGGCCTGCGCCGCCCGAGGGCACTCAAGTGGCCACCGTCGCCGAGGCGCTCGATTGGGCGCGCGCGCCATGA
- a CDS encoding zf-TFIIB domain-containing protein, which yields MKCPIDGAELVMTDRSGVEIDYCPQCRGVWLDRGELDKIIERSDVAPPPPPPADRGRDEYREDRRRDDRYDDRYDDRSYKKKKRSSLLSELFDF from the coding sequence ATGAAATGTCCGATCGACGGGGCCGAACTGGTGATGACAGACCGATCAGGGGTCGAAATCGACTACTGCCCACAATGTCGGGGTGTCTGGCTGGACCGGGGCGAGCTGGACAAGATAATCGAACGTTCTGACGTCGCGCCGCCCCCACCGCCGCCCGCCGACCGGGGGCGTGACGAGTATCGCGAAGACCGCCGCCGTGACGATCGCTACGACGACCGGTATGATGACCGTTCTTATAAGAAGAAAAAGCGCAGCAGCCTTCTCAGCGAGCTTTTCGACTTCTGA
- a CDS encoding PLDc N-terminal domain-containing protein, which produces MEYGLFGIIVLIADIYAIYQVLTSAASTGKKVLWTLLILILPIIGFIIWLLAGPRGDKVQV; this is translated from the coding sequence ATGGAATATGGACTTTTCGGAATTATCGTCCTGATCGCAGACATCTATGCGATCTATCAAGTGCTTACCTCCGCCGCCTCGACTGGCAAGAAGGTGCTCTGGACCCTGCTGATTTTGATCCTGCCGATCATCGGCTTCATCATCTGGCTGCTCGCCGGCCCGCGCGGTGACAAGGTTCAGGTCTAA
- the uvrB gene encoding excinuclease ABC subunit UvrB has translation MPYAHSDSQPATNAPVLANPAPDVRERLKLEGGKKFEMVSEFSPAGDQPTAIAEISQSVLDGDRDQVLLGATGTGKTYTMAKVIEQTQRPAIILAPNKTLAAQLYGEFKGFFPNNAVEYFVSYYDYYQPEAYVARSDTFIEKESQINEQIDRMRHSATRALLERDDVIIVASVSCIYGIGSVETYGAMTQDLKVGTDYDQRQVMADLVAQQYKRNDAAFQRGSFRVRGDSLEIFPAHLEDRAWRLSFFGNELEAITEFDPLTGEKTGTFDQIRVYANSHYVTPKPTMQQAIIGIKKELRIRLDQLVGEGKLLEAQRLEQRTKFDLEMLEATGVCNGIENYSRYLTGRAPGEPPPTLFEFIPDNAIVFADESHVSVPQIGAMYKGDYRRKFTLAEHGFRLPSCMDNRPLKFEEWDAMRPQSVFVSATPAKWEIEQTGGVFTEQVIRPTGLLDPMVEIRPVETQVDDLLDEVRRVTADGYRTLVTTLTKRMAEDLTEYMHEQGIKVRYMHSDIDTIERIEILRDLRLGAFDVLIGINLLREGLDIPECGLVAILDADKEGFLRSETSLIQTIGRAARNEKGRVIMYADRITGSMERAMGETDRRRAKQIAYNEEHGITPATVKKNVEDILAGLYKGDVDMNRVTAKVDKPMHGGNLQTHLDGLRTDMRKAAENLEFEEAARLRDEVKRLEAVDLAISDDPLARQSAVEEAVSAGSATRGRSTAGRPGQRGGNVKRRKK, from the coding sequence ATGCCCTACGCTCATTCCGACAGTCAGCCTGCCACCAACGCCCCGGTTCTGGCCAATCCCGCCCCTGATGTGCGGGAGCGGCTCAAACTGGAGGGCGGCAAGAAGTTCGAGATGGTCAGCGAATTTTCGCCCGCCGGCGATCAACCGACCGCCATTGCCGAGATCAGTCAGTCCGTTCTGGATGGCGACCGTGATCAGGTGCTGCTGGGCGCGACCGGTACGGGCAAAACCTACACCATGGCCAAGGTGATCGAGCAGACTCAGCGCCCTGCCATCATTCTTGCCCCGAACAAGACGCTGGCGGCCCAGCTATATGGCGAGTTCAAGGGATTTTTCCCGAACAACGCCGTCGAGTATTTTGTCAGTTACTATGATTACTATCAGCCCGAGGCCTATGTCGCGCGCTCTGATACCTTCATCGAGAAGGAGAGCCAGATCAACGAGCAGATCGACCGCATGCGCCACTCGGCCACGCGCGCGCTGCTCGAGCGGGACGATGTGATCATCGTCGCCTCGGTCAGCTGCATCTACGGCATCGGCTCGGTCGAGACTTATGGCGCGATGACGCAGGATCTGAAGGTTGGCACCGACTACGACCAGCGGCAGGTGATGGCCGATCTGGTCGCCCAGCAATACAAGCGCAACGATGCCGCGTTCCAGCGCGGCAGTTTCCGGGTGCGGGGCGACAGCCTCGAGATCTTTCCGGCCCACCTCGAGGACCGGGCCTGGCGGCTCAGCTTCTTCGGGAACGAGCTGGAGGCGATCACCGAGTTCGATCCGCTGACCGGTGAGAAGACCGGCACGTTCGACCAAATCCGCGTTTATGCCAACAGCCACTACGTCACGCCCAAACCGACGATGCAGCAGGCCATCATCGGCATCAAGAAGGAGCTGCGGATCAGGCTCGACCAGTTGGTCGGCGAGGGCAAGCTTTTGGAGGCGCAGCGGCTGGAGCAGCGGACCAAGTTCGATCTGGAAATGCTGGAGGCGACGGGCGTCTGCAACGGGATCGAGAACTATTCGCGCTATCTGACGGGCCGCGCCCCGGGCGAGCCGCCGCCCACGCTGTTCGAATTCATCCCTGACAATGCCATCGTCTTTGCGGACGAAAGCCATGTCAGCGTGCCGCAGATCGGCGCGATGTACAAAGGCGACTATCGCCGCAAATTCACCTTGGCCGAGCATGGATTCCGGCTGCCCAGTTGCATGGATAACCGCCCCCTCAAGTTCGAGGAGTGGGACGCGATGCGGCCGCAGTCGGTGTTTGTGTCGGCCACCCCGGCCAAGTGGGAGATCGAGCAGACCGGCGGCGTCTTTACCGAGCAGGTCATCCGTCCCACCGGCCTTCTGGATCCGATGGTGGAAATTCGCCCGGTCGAGACGCAGGTGGACGATTTGCTGGACGAGGTGCGCCGCGTGACTGCCGACGGCTATCGCACGCTGGTCACCACCCTGACCAAGCGCATGGCCGAGGATCTGACCGAATACATGCACGAGCAGGGCATCAAGGTGCGCTACATGCATTCGGACATCGACACGATCGAGCGGATCGAGATCCTGCGCGATCTGCGCCTTGGCGCGTTTGACGTGCTGATCGGCATCAACCTCTTGCGCGAGGGTCTGGATATTCCCGAATGCGGGCTGGTTGCGATTCTGGACGCCGACAAGGAGGGCTTCTTGCGCTCGGAGACGTCGCTGATCCAGACCATCGGGCGCGCTGCGCGGAACGAAAAGGGCCGCGTCATCATGTATGCCGACCGCATCACCGGCAGCATGGAGCGCGCGATGGGCGAGACGGACCGCCGCCGCGCCAAGCAGATCGCCTATAATGAGGAGCACGGCATCACCCCTGCGACGGTCAAGAAGAACGTCGAGGATATTTTGGCAGGTCTCTACAAAGGCGACGTGGACATGAATCGCGTGACCGCCAAGGTCGACAAGCCGATGCATGGCGGCAACCTTCAGACGCATCTCGATGGGTTGCGCACGGATATGCGCAAGGCCGCCGAAAACCTCGAATTCGAGGAGGCCGCGCGCCTGCGTGATGAGGTCAAGCGATTGGAGGCTGTCGATCTGGCCATCTCGGACGACCCGCTTGCGCGGCAATCGGCGGTCGAAGAAGCGGTCTCAGCCGGGTCCGCGACGCGCGGGCGCTCGACTGCGGGCAGGCCGGGTCAGCGTGGCGGGAACGTGAAGCGGCGCAAGAAATAG
- a CDS encoding CDP-alcohol phosphatidyltransferase family protein, which yields MPDPANRRPLGSRDTAWAARVTRILAARGATPNGISLASMVFAAIAGLAFAALAVFPEWAAPLLLIAALGCQMRLLCNLFDGMVAVEAGRAAPDGPLWNEFPDRVSDIAILFGAGIGIGQPALGLAAATMAVLTAYTRELGTSVGLAPDFCGPMAKPHRMALITGAAVLAIFETHVVPQGTMLTAALWLVTLGAAATSLRRAFRIRHGLLTTPPRKK from the coding sequence ATGCCTGACCCCGCCAACCGCCGCCCCCTCGGCAGCCGCGATACCGCCTGGGCGGCGCGCGTCACCCGTATCCTGGCCGCGCGCGGCGCCACGCCCAACGGCATCTCGCTCGCCAGCATGGTCTTTGCCGCCATCGCGGGCCTAGCCTTTGCGGCGCTTGCGGTGTTTCCGGAATGGGCCGCGCCGCTCTTGCTGATCGCCGCGCTCGGTTGCCAGATGCGCCTTCTGTGCAATCTCTTCGACGGGATGGTCGCAGTGGAGGCGGGGCGCGCGGCGCCCGATGGCCCCCTTTGGAATGAGTTTCCGGACCGCGTATCGGATATCGCGATCCTTTTCGGTGCGGGCATCGGCATCGGCCAGCCTGCGCTCGGCCTTGCCGCGGCCACTATGGCGGTGCTGACCGCCTACACCCGCGAGCTGGGCACCTCTGTCGGATTAGCGCCGGACTTCTGCGGCCCCATGGCCAAGCCGCACCGCATGGCGCTGATCACCGGCGCAGCCGTACTGGCGATATTCGAAACCCATGTGGTGCCCCAGGGTACTATGCTGACCGCCGCGCTGTGGCTGGTCACACTTGGCGCTGCCGCGACGTCGCTGCGCCGCGCATTTCGGATACGCCACGGCCTGCTGACCACACCCCCGAGAAAGAAGTAA
- a CDS encoding phosphatidate cytidylyltransferase, whose product MNSQFTILALCVLTVLVIASVAGRLVARRASPDNLTVQNLNARINAWWVMAGVIALAFTLGPTGVVVLFALCSFAALREFLTLTNTKAADHWALAAAVFVVLPLQYLSVGMGWYGFYSIFIPVYAFLFMPILSALRGQTDNFLIRVSEAQWALMIAVFCVSHVPAVLSLTIPGHEGEGLFLIFFLIVVVQFSDVMQYVWGKLLGRRKVAPRLSPSKTLEGLVGGVLSASLLGAALFWITPFTPVQAFAISLAITLMGFFGGLVMSAIKRDRGVKDWGHLIAGHGGFIDRLDSVIFSAPIFFHIIRFWWDVH is encoded by the coding sequence ATGAACAGCCAATTCACGATTCTGGCGCTTTGCGTTCTGACGGTTCTGGTCATCGCCAGCGTTGCGGGCCGCCTCGTGGCGCGCCGCGCGTCGCCGGACAACCTGACGGTTCAGAACCTCAACGCGCGTATCAATGCCTGGTGGGTCATGGCGGGTGTGATCGCGCTGGCCTTCACGCTGGGGCCGACTGGGGTGGTGGTGCTTTTCGCCCTCTGCTCCTTCGCGGCGCTGCGCGAATTTCTGACGCTGACCAACACGAAGGCGGCGGATCACTGGGCGCTGGCTGCCGCCGTGTTTGTCGTGCTGCCCCTGCAGTATCTGTCGGTCGGCATGGGCTGGTACGGGTTCTATTCCATCTTCATCCCGGTCTATGCCTTTCTCTTCATGCCGATCCTGTCGGCGCTGCGTGGGCAGACGGACAATTTCCTGATCCGCGTCTCCGAGGCGCAATGGGCGCTGATGATCGCTGTTTTCTGCGTCAGCCACGTGCCTGCGGTCCTTAGCCTCACCATTCCGGGCCATGAGGGCGAGGGCCTGTTCCTGATCTTCTTCCTGATCGTTGTCGTGCAGTTCAGCGACGTGATGCAATATGTCTGGGGCAAGCTTCTGGGACGCCGCAAGGTGGCACCCCGCCTGTCGCCGTCGAAAACGCTGGAGGGGCTGGTGGGCGGCGTGCTGAGCGCCAGCCTGCTTGGCGCGGCGCTTTTCTGGATCACGCCTTTCACACCCGTTCAGGCTTTCGCCATCTCGCTGGCCATCACGCTCATGGGCTTTTTCGGCGGGCTGGTCATGTCGGCGATCAAGCGTGACCGAGGCGTCAAGGATTGGGGCCATCTGATCGCCGGGCATGGCGGGTTCATCGACAGGCTGGATTCGGTGATCTTCTCGGCGCCCATCTTTTTCCACATCATCCGCTTCTGGTGGGATGTGCATTGA
- a CDS encoding lysophospholipid acyltransferase family protein, producing MSVGARVCATLIVGFARAITAVRGIWQGAEPVPRQRIYFANHASHGDFVLIWTVLPREMRARTRPVAGSDYWLASRLRAFIGREVFRAVLIDRNPETRQGDPVSQMGAALEGGDSLILFPEGTRNTGEDALLPFKSGLYHLAHANPDVDLVPVWIANLNRVMPKGALVPIPLICTVTFGAPLRLNEGEDKADFLTRTRGALLALAPEER from the coding sequence GTGAGTGTTGGCGCGCGGGTCTGCGCGACACTGATCGTCGGTTTTGCCCGTGCGATCACTGCAGTGCGCGGCATCTGGCAGGGTGCGGAGCCGGTTCCGCGCCAGCGCATCTACTTCGCCAACCACGCCAGCCACGGCGATTTCGTCCTGATCTGGACGGTGCTGCCCCGCGAGATGCGCGCGCGCACCCGGCCTGTCGCGGGGTCGGACTATTGGCTGGCCTCGCGTCTGCGCGCCTTCATCGGGCGCGAAGTGTTCCGCGCCGTTCTGATCGACCGCAACCCCGAGACACGGCAAGGCGATCCGGTGTCGCAGATGGGCGCGGCGCTGGAGGGCGGCGATAGCCTGATCCTCTTTCCCGAGGGCACGCGCAATACGGGCGAGGATGCCTTGCTGCCCTTCAAATCGGGTCTCTACCATTTGGCCCATGCCAACCCTGACGTGGATCTGGTGCCGGTCTGGATCGCCAATCTGAACCGCGTGATGCCCAAGGGCGCGCTGGTGCCCATTCCGCTGATCTGTACCGTCACCTTCGGCGCGCCCTTGCGCCTGAACGAAGGTGAGGACAAGGCGGATTTTCTGACCCGCACGCGCGGCGCGCTGCTGGCCCTGGCGCCCGAGGAGCGATGA
- a CDS encoding ABC transporter ATP-binding protein, whose translation MSLLQIRDLAIALPEGADRKFAAEDINFDLAPGEILCIVGESGSGKSMSANAVMGLLPQGVKPAGGTITFDGREILDLPEKEMLKLRGGRISMIFQEPLSALNPLMRVGAQIAEVFEAHGVLRPAERQKRALELLDEVGIPDPNSAIRAYPFQLSGGQRQRVMIAMALALEPDILIADEPTTALDVTTQAQILELIENLRKSRGMAVIFITHDFGVVADIADRVIVMQTGKIVETGTADEVLLKPQHPYTRALIDAIPRLTQRAEAAEQTRDPILTVEGLNKTFSTGSGTLFGKRRVVKAVQDVSFQLYAGETIGIVGESGSGKSTVGRCLVRLLDPDSGRVMVDGADIAHMSGAELRDQRRKLQMIFQDPFSSLNPRARVSRILTEGLIAYGTPKAQAMDRARELLELVGLDGSAMNRFPHEFSGGQRQRIGIARALALDPRIIIADEAVSALDVSIQAQVLDLLADLKTRLDLSMLFITHDLRVAARICDRIIVMQKGRIVEAGPAGKVLHSPDTEYTQSLLDAIPGQEYERALENAE comes from the coding sequence ATGAGCCTGCTTCAAATCCGAGACCTCGCCATCGCGCTGCCCGAAGGGGCCGACCGAAAGTTCGCGGCCGAGGATATCAATTTCGACCTCGCGCCGGGCGAGATCCTCTGCATCGTGGGCGAGTCCGGCTCGGGCAAGTCGATGTCGGCGAATGCCGTCATGGGCCTTCTGCCGCAGGGCGTGAAGCCCGCAGGCGGCACGATCACCTTTGACGGGCGTGAGATTCTGGACCTGCCCGAAAAGGAGATGCTCAAGCTGCGCGGCGGACGCATTTCGATGATCTTTCAGGAGCCGCTGAGCGCGCTCAACCCGCTGATGCGAGTCGGCGCGCAGATTGCCGAAGTCTTTGAGGCCCACGGGGTGCTGCGCCCCGCCGAGCGGCAAAAGCGCGCGCTGGAACTCTTGGACGAGGTCGGCATCCCCGACCCCAACTCGGCCATTCGCGCCTATCCGTTTCAGCTGTCGGGCGGGCAGCGGCAGCGAGTGATGATCGCGATGGCGCTGGCGCTGGAGCCCGATATCCTGATCGCGGACGAGCCGACGACCGCCCTCGATGTGACGACACAGGCGCAGATCCTGGAGCTGATCGAGAACCTGCGGAAATCGCGCGGTATGGCGGTGATCTTTATCACGCATGATTTCGGTGTTGTGGCCGATATCGCCGACCGGGTGATCGTGATGCAGACCGGCAAGATCGTCGAGACCGGAACGGCGGATGAGGTTCTGCTGAAGCCCCAGCATCCTTATACTCGCGCGCTGATCGACGCGATCCCGCGCCTGACCCAGCGCGCCGAGGCGGCCGAGCAGACGCGCGACCCGATCCTCACGGTGGAGGGGTTGAACAAGACGTTCTCGACCGGCTCCGGCACGCTTTTCGGCAAGCGTCGGGTGGTGAAGGCCGTGCAGGATGTCAGCTTCCAGCTTTATGCAGGCGAGACGATCGGCATCGTGGGCGAGAGCGGATCGGGCAAATCGACGGTCGGGCGTTGCCTCGTGCGGCTGCTCGACCCCGATAGCGGGCGCGTGATGGTGGATGGCGCCGATATCGCGCATATGTCGGGCGCCGAGCTGCGGGATCAGCGGCGCAAGCTGCAGATGATCTTTCAGGACCCGTTTTCGTCTCTTAACCCTCGGGCGCGGGTCAGCCGCATCCTGACCGAAGGGCTGATTGCCTATGGCACGCCCAAGGCGCAGGCGATGGATCGCGCGCGTGAACTCTTGGAACTTGTGGGCCTCGACGGCTCTGCCATGAACCGTTTTCCGCACGAGTTTTCGGGCGGGCAGCGGCAGCGCATCGGCATCGCCCGCGCCCTCGCGCTGGACCCCAGGATCATCATCGCGGACGAGGCGGTATCCGCCCTCGACGTGTCGATCCAGGCGCAGGTGCTTGACCTTCTGGCGGATCTCAAGACGCGGCTGGACCTGTCTATGCTGTTCATCACGCATGACCTGCGCGTCGCGGCGCGTATCTGCGACCGGATCATCGTCATGCAGAAGGGCCGCATCGTCGAGGCGGGGCCGGCGGGCAAGGTGCTGCACAGCCCGGATACGGAGTACACGCAGTCCCTGCTGGATGCGATTCCGGGGCAGGAATACGAGCGCGCGCTGGAAAATGCCGAGTAA
- a CDS encoding ABC transporter permease → MRDFWKRFCYNRGAVIGLVILTLVVLAAILAPIMFPQSPWKMVQRPFLPPFTQDGLLLGTDALGRNVLSGLAHGAYVSLLVGLVSTIVALAIGVPVGALAGYFAGRTDDALMRFTEFFQTIPSFALAIVLLAIFQPSLTFVIIAIAIVSWPPVARLVRGEVLSLRTREFVEAATLSGLGNTQIILRHVLPNALPPIIVLASLMVAQAILLESSLSFLGLGDPNIMSWGYMIGAARTVIRTAWWLSFLPGMAILLTVLALNLIGEGLNDALNPRLTRKSE, encoded by the coding sequence ATGAGGGATTTCTGGAAACGCTTTTGCTATAACCGCGGCGCCGTGATTGGCCTCGTGATCCTGACACTCGTGGTGCTGGCCGCAATCCTCGCGCCCATCATGTTTCCGCAAAGCCCTTGGAAGATGGTGCAGCGTCCGTTTCTGCCGCCATTCACCCAGGATGGCTTGTTGCTGGGCACCGATGCGCTGGGGCGCAACGTGCTGTCGGGCCTCGCGCATGGGGCTTATGTCAGCCTGCTGGTCGGCCTTGTGTCGACCATCGTGGCGCTGGCTATCGGCGTTCCGGTGGGCGCGCTGGCGGGCTATTTCGCCGGGCGCACCGATGACGCGTTGATGCGGTTCACCGAGTTCTTTCAGACGATCCCTAGTTTCGCGCTGGCCATCGTTCTGCTGGCGATCTTTCAGCCCAGCCTGACCTTCGTGATCATCGCCATCGCCATCGTCTCGTGGCCTCCGGTCGCGCGCCTCGTGCGCGGCGAGGTGCTGAGCCTGCGCACACGTGAATTCGTCGAGGCTGCAACGCTGTCGGGCCTTGGCAATACGCAGATCATCCTGCGCCATGTGCTGCCCAACGCGCTGCCGCCCATCATCGTGCTGGCCTCGCTGATGGTCGCGCAGGCGATTTTGCTGGAAAGCTCGCTGTCCTTTCTGGGCCTCGGCGATCCCAACATCATGTCGTGGGGCTACATGATCGGGGCCGCGCGCACTGTCATCCGCACCGCATGGTGGCTGTCCTTCCTGCCCGGCATGGCGATCCTGCTGACCGTCTTGGCGCTGAACCTGATCGGCGAGGGCCTGAACGACGCGCTCAACCCGCGCCTGACGAGGAAATCTGAATGA